The Candidatus Hydrogenedentota bacterium genome includes a region encoding these proteins:
- a CDS encoding SDR family oxidoreductase codes for MGRFDGKCVLVTGAAGGIGSALCRAFARGGASIALMDIDTAAMERVQTSLIESGTRTTAVTTDITNELNCQTAVEHVVSEFGGIDILVNNAGITHFSLAEQTDPHVIKRVLDVNFFGAVHCTTAALPSLIERRGAIGVISSIAGFAPLVGRAGYCASKHALHGYFETLRCEVKRHGVSVTMICPGFTQTNLDRTALTADGSVATAGRTEVGQPADPDVLAHAIVHALAKRRRILVDSPIGKTSWLVRRIAPPLYDAIMTYRMRAEFRRGNS; via the coding sequence GTGGGCCGGTTCGACGGCAAGTGCGTGCTCGTTACCGGCGCGGCGGGCGGCATCGGGTCCGCACTGTGCCGCGCGTTCGCGCGCGGGGGCGCGTCAATCGCGTTGATGGACATCGACACAGCCGCGATGGAACGCGTACAGACCAGCCTGATCGAATCCGGCACGCGCACCACAGCGGTTACAACCGACATTACCAATGAGCTAAATTGCCAAACGGCCGTTGAACATGTCGTGTCGGAGTTCGGCGGCATTGACATCTTGGTCAACAATGCCGGCATTACGCATTTCAGCCTCGCGGAACAGACCGATCCCCACGTCATAAAACGCGTGCTCGACGTAAACTTCTTCGGCGCGGTGCATTGCACGACCGCGGCGCTGCCATCGCTCATCGAACGGCGCGGCGCGATAGGCGTTATCAGCAGCATCGCCGGTTTCGCGCCGTTGGTCGGCCGCGCAGGCTACTGCGCGAGCAAGCACGCTCTCCACGGGTACTTCGAAACGTTGCGCTGCGAAGTCAAACGCCACGGCGTCAGCGTAACCATGATCTGCCCGGGCTTTACCCAAACGAATCTCGACAGGACCGCGCTCACGGCAGACGGTTCCGTGGCCACCGCGGGCCGCACTGAAGTGGGCCAACCGGCCGACCCCGACGTTCTCGCACACGCTATCGTCCACGCCCTCGCGAAACGCCGCCGCATTCTCGTTGACTCGCCGATCGGAAAGACATCGTGGCTGGTCCGGCGCATCGCCCCACCGCTGTACGACGCCATCATGACCTACCGAATGCGCGCCGAATTCCGCAGGGGCAATTCCTAG
- a CDS encoding alpha/beta hydrolase, which produces MGENTSEAWLLPRENARGVVLFSHGLGQTMAERLEMGKAFHDLGFDVFMYEYGGYWNSSGEPSEKRCFEDVNAAWSYLTDTKEYGANEILVFGESMGTGPSVEIAHRKRPGALVLMSPFTSLVDVAQRRMKLLPVGLLLRHRFDNAAKIRDVTCPVLIMHGVDDHEVPFAQGQRLFELANEPKTLVRMRGGHDAFWIAQEEFKDRVETFAALLFPRLAEPYAK; this is translated from the coding sequence GTGGGCGAAAACACGTCCGAGGCATGGCTGCTCCCTCGCGAGAATGCGCGCGGTGTCGTGTTGTTCTCGCATGGACTTGGGCAGACCATGGCCGAACGCCTCGAAATGGGGAAGGCATTTCACGACTTGGGATTCGACGTATTCATGTACGAATACGGCGGCTACTGGAACAGCTCGGGCGAACCATCTGAAAAGCGCTGCTTTGAAGATGTGAACGCAGCCTGGTCGTATCTCACCGACACGAAGGAATACGGCGCCAACGAGATACTCGTATTTGGCGAATCGATGGGCACCGGCCCAAGTGTTGAGATCGCGCACCGCAAGCGACCCGGAGCTCTCGTCCTAATGAGCCCGTTTACCAGCCTGGTCGATGTCGCTCAACGTCGAATGAAGCTATTGCCGGTGGGATTGCTGCTCCGACACCGATTCGACAATGCTGCCAAAATCAGGGACGTGACCTGTCCCGTGCTCATAATGCACGGCGTGGACGATCACGAAGTGCCATTTGCGCAGGGGCAACGGTTGTTTGAGTTGGCAAATGAACCAAAAACGTTAGTACGCATGCGCGGGGGTCATGACGCGTTCTGGATCGCGCAGGAGGAATTCAAGGACCGTGTCGAGACTTTCGCAGCGCTCCTGTTCCCCAGGTTGGCGGAGCCGTACGCAAAGTGA
- a CDS encoding bile acid:sodium symporter family protein — MFGVALDLKADDFRRVLRQPKPVLIGLLAQFLLFPACTFLLTLLLRPHPSIALGMILVAACPGGNMSNFITYLAKGNTALSVSMTAVSTFAAILMTPLNFSFYAGLNANTAPLLQRVELRSGEMLLTVLVILGVPLLAGLIVARQLPRIADRLHKPFKVLSVLGLLFIIAAAFAKDFGIFVAHMGVILAAVVPHNLLAFATGLGAASLLRQNSPDTRAITIEVGIQNSALGLALIFQFFPDLGGMAMVAGFWGIWHIVAGLTIAFFWSRVGPLPAPAQEAA; from the coding sequence ATGTTCGGCGTGGCGCTGGACTTGAAAGCAGACGATTTCCGGCGCGTGCTGCGCCAGCCAAAACCAGTGCTCATCGGGCTGCTCGCGCAATTCCTATTGTTTCCTGCATGCACCTTCCTACTGACACTCCTCTTGCGCCCGCACCCCAGCATCGCACTCGGAATGATTCTCGTCGCGGCTTGCCCCGGGGGCAACATGAGCAATTTCATCACGTACCTCGCGAAGGGCAATACGGCGCTGTCCGTAAGCATGACAGCGGTTTCTACGTTCGCAGCGATACTCATGACGCCATTGAACTTCTCGTTCTATGCCGGCCTGAACGCGAACACCGCGCCGCTGCTCCAACGCGTGGAACTGCGTTCCGGCGAGATGCTCCTCACTGTGCTCGTCATCCTCGGCGTTCCCCTGCTCGCGGGCCTCATCGTGGCGCGCCAGCTTCCTCGTATCGCGGACCGTTTACACAAGCCCTTCAAAGTCCTTTCGGTGCTCGGCCTGCTTTTCATCATTGCGGCGGCGTTCGCGAAAGACTTCGGCATATTCGTCGCGCATATGGGCGTCATTCTTGCCGCCGTTGTCCCGCACAATCTGCTGGCATTCGCTACCGGTCTTGGCGCGGCATCGCTCCTTCGACAAAACTCGCCTGACACGCGCGCCATCACTATCGAGGTAGGAATCCAAAACTCCGCGCTTGGCCTTGCCCTGATTTTTCAATTCTTTCCCGATCTCGGCGGCATGGCGATGGTCGCGGGGTTCTGGGGAATCTGGCACATTGTCGCCGGCCTTACTATCGCGTTCTTCTGGTCCCGCGTCGGGCCTTTGCCCGCGCCCGCGCAGGAAGCCGCGTAA
- a CDS encoding SDR family oxidoreductase — MSASGQPSVLVTGACGYLGSETIKELARRRSSFSAIVALDIRETPAGQRCAGVTYVATDVRESTIETVLRDNRIHTVVHLASIVTPGKKSNREFERSVDVLGTRNIVECCLRADVKHIIVASSGAAYGYYADNPLPLREDDALRGNPEFSYSDHKRQVEEMLASYRRSNPDLKQLILRPGTILGATTTNQITALFERSAILGVAGASTPFVFIWDQDVVACIVKGIAEQREGIYNLAGDGTVTMKEIAAMLHKRYISVPPVLLTMALRLLKSFGLSQYGPEQVNFLRYRPVLANDRLKHEFGYTPQKTSRETFEFYARSKGLL, encoded by the coding sequence ATGTCCGCGAGCGGCCAGCCTTCGGTCCTCGTTACCGGCGCATGCGGCTATCTCGGCTCGGAAACGATCAAGGAACTGGCGCGGCGGCGCAGTTCCTTTTCTGCGATCGTCGCGCTCGATATTCGCGAAACGCCGGCGGGGCAACGCTGTGCCGGCGTGACGTACGTGGCGACCGACGTACGTGAATCCACTATTGAGACGGTACTTCGCGATAATCGCATTCATACCGTCGTCCATCTCGCCTCGATCGTTACGCCCGGCAAAAAGTCGAACCGCGAATTCGAGCGTTCCGTCGATGTCCTCGGCACGCGCAATATCGTCGAATGCTGCCTGCGCGCGGACGTGAAGCACATCATCGTTGCGAGCAGCGGCGCGGCCTACGGATATTACGCCGACAATCCGCTACCCCTGCGCGAAGATGATGCCCTGCGCGGCAATCCCGAGTTCTCCTACTCCGACCACAAGCGGCAGGTCGAAGAAATGCTCGCATCGTACCGTCGCTCGAACCCGGACTTGAAGCAACTCATACTTCGTCCCGGCACGATTCTCGGCGCGACGACAACGAACCAGATCACCGCCCTGTTCGAGCGAAGCGCGATTCTTGGCGTCGCCGGCGCGTCAACGCCCTTCGTGTTTATCTGGGATCAAGACGTGGTTGCGTGTATCGTGAAGGGGATCGCCGAACAGCGCGAGGGCATATACAATCTGGCGGGCGACGGAACAGTCACGATGAAGGAGATCGCGGCGATGCTCCACAAACGGTATATCTCGGTCCCCCCCGTCCTGCTGACCATGGCCCTTCGTCTCCTGAAATCGTTCGGCCTCTCACAGTACGGGCCCGAGCAGGTCAACTTTCTGCGTTACCGCCCCGTGCTCGCAAACGACCGCCTCAAACACGAATTCGGCTACACGCCCCAAAAGACTTCGCGCGAAACGTTCGAGTTCTACGCGCGCAGCAAGGGTCTGCTCTGA